The Trichoplusia ni isolate ovarian cell line Hi5 chromosome 10, tn1, whole genome shotgun sequence genome window below encodes:
- the LOC113498342 gene encoding uncharacterized protein LOC113498342 isoform X1, whose protein sequence is MLIFKCGLIILTSTYILSLCFQVSQETNSLDTGLAFLYIASGAIAGKILYDRYQQIHILGSLTPNPNVTSFANRIASFSASFLSLGFLVYFFLFLFKVDNLCLTALNIFICGFGTLYIWMQCIITTYISTLYYDKRLTVFRQWLANLSFLIVIIMAIFGTVTSFLPMSGSSGFYFCFIITSLCSNILAAIFCVFILSFEKEYQYFSEGLRSELLLDDGCSLDNASLSDVDSIFGAQESTSSTIVIKGNISCAKVS, encoded by the exons ATGTTGATATTTAAGTGCGGGCTGATTATATTAACATCCACATACATTTTATC actTTGTTTTCAAGTTTCGCAAGAGACAAATTCTTTGGATACTGGCCTTGCTTTTTTGTACATAGCCAGCGGAGCAATAG CTGGCAAAATATTATATGACAGATACCAGCAAATACATATACTCGGTTCATTAACTCCGAATCCAAATGTTACTTCCTTTGCAAATAGGATAGCTTCCTTTTCAGCCTCCTTCCTCTCTTTGGGCTTCCTGGTATATTTCTTCCTTTTCCTGTTTAAG GTGGATAATCTTTGTCTAACggcattgaatatttttatatgtggATTTGGCACTTTATATATTTGGATGCAG tgCATCATCACAACGTACATCTCAACTCTGTATTATGATAAAAGGTTAACAGTGTTTCGGCAATGGCTGGCAAACTTGAGCTTccttattgttataataatggCAATATTTGGGACTGTAACATCATTTTTACCAATGA GTGGTTCCAGCGGATTTTACTTCTGTTTCATCATAACATCCTTATGCAGCAACATATTAGCAGctatattttgtgtgtttatACTGTCTTTTGAAAAAGAATACCAATATTTTTCGGAG GGTTTACGATCAGAGCTTCTGCTCGACGACGGCTGTTCGTTGGACAATGCATCATTGTCAGACGTAGATAGCATATTTGGGGCCCAAGAATCAACTTCTAGTACAATCGTTATAAAGGGTAACATTAGTTGCGCTAAGGTCTCCTGA
- the LOC113498342 gene encoding uncharacterized protein LOC113498342 isoform X2, which translates to MLIFKCGLIILTSTYILSLCFQVSQETNSLDTGLAFLYIASGAIASFLSLGFLVYFFLFLFKVDNLCLTALNIFICGFGTLYIWMQCIITTYISTLYYDKRLTVFRQWLANLSFLIVIIMAIFGTVTSFLPMSGSSGFYFCFIITSLCSNILAAIFCVFILSFEKEYQYFSEGLRSELLLDDGCSLDNASLSDVDSIFGAQESTSSTIVIKGNISCAKVS; encoded by the exons ATGTTGATATTTAAGTGCGGGCTGATTATATTAACATCCACATACATTTTATC actTTGTTTTCAAGTTTCGCAAGAGACAAATTCTTTGGATACTGGCCTTGCTTTTTTGTACATAGCCAGCGGAGCAATAG CCTCCTTCCTCTCTTTGGGCTTCCTGGTATATTTCTTCCTTTTCCTGTTTAAG GTGGATAATCTTTGTCTAACggcattgaatatttttatatgtggATTTGGCACTTTATATATTTGGATGCAG tgCATCATCACAACGTACATCTCAACTCTGTATTATGATAAAAGGTTAACAGTGTTTCGGCAATGGCTGGCAAACTTGAGCTTccttattgttataataatggCAATATTTGGGACTGTAACATCATTTTTACCAATGA GTGGTTCCAGCGGATTTTACTTCTGTTTCATCATAACATCCTTATGCAGCAACATATTAGCAGctatattttgtgtgtttatACTGTCTTTTGAAAAAGAATACCAATATTTTTCGGAG GGTTTACGATCAGAGCTTCTGCTCGACGACGGCTGTTCGTTGGACAATGCATCATTGTCAGACGTAGATAGCATATTTGGGGCCCAAGAATCAACTTCTAGTACAATCGTTATAAAGGGTAACATTAGTTGCGCTAAGGTCTCCTGA
- the LOC113498334 gene encoding DNA mismatch repair protein Msh2, whose translation MSSLQPIHALSLDSVQQQAFVKLFQSLPEKPATTVRIFDRNDYYSVHGSDATTAAREVFSSVANIKKMGLEPNRLDYLVLSKGNFEILLKKLLLVRRYRVEIYVADGSVKGSDWSLKYKGSPGYLSQLEEILGEGLGASDETTPCLMAVNIKTDAVTKGRLLGVACVTAGDYQMSVTEFTDDDLLTELETITVQMAPSECLVPMSDSDDYKALKKVMERTNVTLTKLKKSEFSTEGLTQDLNRLLKFKENQQQDANAFPETRKDVAMSSLAAAIKYSALLTDSTNFARFRLSTIQADCFLHLDAAALAALNVFPELGDTTHAPSRSLYGLLDRCRTQQGKRLLAQWLRQPLRDINLINERLDIVELMMNNSQLRLQLHEDHLRRIPDLQALARRLTRKKANLHDCYKIYQAINRLPALLRCLGEADNATVHSSITEPISELNEDLGKFVQMIETTVDMEAVDRGDFLVKPSFDEQLQSLSEQLEELQSTAEKELNKAARDLNLDAGKTIKLDCNPQNGFFFRVTMKEEQSLRGNKKYTIIDAVKGGVRFKTKALDNITEDYTSTKSSYEKEQDTVVAEIVGIAAGYSECLFSLSHILSRLDVLVSFAVAAASAPAPYVRPVITEDINELVLKDLRHPCLEIAEGVSYIPNDVVFKRESSLLHIVTGANMGGKSTWMRSCGAACVLAQAGAPVAAAAARLPALRALAARLGAADAEARGHSTFMTEMLDTAAILRTATPDSLVLIDELGRGTSTYEGCGIAWAIAEELATKSKCFCLFATHYQELTRLASAHPGVIVNSHAEASVVSGQLLLLHRIAPGPALHSLGLHVAKLADLPEHIIDYAEAKQAQLEINLFDVEAAVESQESTEGHKLIVEFLRKCKQIQEETTSDETMMKKIGALKEELLKSNNKYVASLMA comes from the exons ATGTCGTCTTTGCAACCTATACACGCTTTAAGCTTGG ATTCTGTGCAGCAACAGGCATTTGTCAAATTATTTCAGTCTCTACCAGAG AAACCCGCAACAACAGTGAGGATTTTCGACCGCAATGACTACTACAGCGTTCATGGATCTGACGCAACCACCGCTGCCAGAGAGGTGTTTTCCTCTGTCGCGAACATTAAGAAGATGGGCCTTGAGCCAAACCGCCTCGACTATCTTGTACTTTCAAAAGGCAACTTTGAAATTCTCTTGAAGAAACTTCTACTG GTGAGACGTTACAGAGTAGAGATATACGTGGCCGATGGTTCAGTGAAGGGCAGCGATTGGTCACTCAAGTACAAAGGCTCGCCCGGCTATTTGTCGCAGCTAGAAGAGATTCTTGGTGAAGGACTGGGAGCCTCCGACGAAACGACGCCATGTCTCATGGCTGTGAACATTAAAACTGATGCAGTTACTAAG GGTCGACTGCTCGGCGTTGCTTGTGTGACAGCCGGGGACTATCAGATGTCAGTCACAGAGTTCACTGATGACGACTTGCTTACAGAACTAGAGACTATTACAGTACAGATGGCGCCCTCCGAGTGTCTCGTACCGATGAGTGATAGCGATGAC TACAAAGCATTAAAAAAGGTCATGGAACGCACGAACGTAACTTTAACGAAATTAAAGAAATCTGAGTTTTCAACTGAAGGCCTCACACAAGATTTGAATagattactcaagttcaaagaGAATCAGCAACAAGACGCCAATGCATTCCCCGAGACGAGGAAAGATGTCGCCATGAGTAGCTTAGCTGCCGCCATTAAATATTCAGCTTTATTGACAGATAGTACTAATTTTGCCAG ATTCCGCCTATCAACAATCCAGGCGGACTGCTTCCTGCACCTGGacgcggcggcgctggcggcccTCAACGTGTTCCCCGAGCTGGGCGACACGACGCACGCGCCCTCCCGCAGTCTGTACGGGCTGCTCGACAGGTGTCGCACGCAGCAGGGGAAACG TCTTCTAGCACAATGGCTACGACAACCGCTACGCGATATAAACCTAATCAACGAACGTCTCGACATCGTGGAACTGATGATGAACAACTCGCAGCTTCGATTACAACTGCACGAAGACCACCTGAGACGTATACCTGACTTACAAGCGCTAGCAAGGAGGCTGACCAGAAAGAAGGCTAACTTACATGACTGTTATAAAATCTATCAG gcTATTAACAGGCTACCAGCCTTACTGCGTTGTTTAGGAGAAGCAGACAACGCAACCGTTCACTCATCAATCACTGAACCAATATCGGAACTCAATGAAGATCTTGGAAAATTTGTACAGATGATTGAGACCACTGTAGATATGGAAGCTGTTGATAgag GCGATTTCCTCGTGAAACCTTCCTTTGATGAACAACTTCAGAGCTTAAGTGAACAATTAGAGGAGCTTCAGTCAACAGCTGAAAAAGAGCTGAATAAAGCGGCGCGTGATCTGAACCTGGATGCCGGCAAAACTATAAAGTTAGATTGTAACCCACAGAATGGATTCTTTTTCAG GGTCACTATGAAAGAGGAACAATCTCTACgtggaaacaaaaaatacaccaTCATAGATGCCGTAAAAGGAGGTGTGAGATTCAAAACTAAAGCGTTGGACAATATCACCGAAGATTACACGTCAACGAAATCCTCCTACGAAAAGGAACAAGACACAGTAGTTGCTGAAATTGTTGGCATAGCAG CGGGATATTCAGAATGTCTGTTTAGCTTGTCGCACATCCTGTCTCGTTTGGACGTGTTGGTATCGTTCGCGGTGGCTGCCGCCAGCGCTCCCGCGCCCTACGTCCGGCCCGTCATCACGGAGGACATCAATGAACTGGTGTTGAAGGATCTCAGACATCCTTGTTTAGAGATAGCTGAAGGAGTTTCGTATATACCCaatgatgttgtttttaaaagag AGTCGAGCCTGCTGCACATAGTGACAGGCGCCAACATGGGCGGCAAGTCCACGTGGATGCGGTCGTGCGGCGCGGCGTGCGTGCTGGCGCAGGCGGGCGCGCCCgtggccgcggccgccgcgcgcctgcCCGCCCTGCGCGCGCTCGCGGCCCGCCTCGGCGCCGCCGACGCGGAGGCGCGCGGACACAGCACCTTCATGACCGAGATGCTCGACACCGCCGCCATACTGCGG actgcgacccctgattCTCTTGTCCTAATCGATGAATTAGGAAGAGGAACCTCAACTTACGAAGGCTGTGGAATAGCATGGGCTATAGCTga GGAGCTAGCAACTAAGAGTAAATGTTTCTGCCTATTCGCGACTCACTACCAAGAGCTAACCCGCCTGGCGAGCGCGCACCCCGGCGTGATCGTGAACTCTCACGCCGAGGCCTCCGTCGTCAGCGGCCAGCTGCTGCTGCTGCACCGCATCGCGCCCGGACCCGCCCTGCACTCGCTAGGGCTACACGTTGCCAAGCTAGCTGATCTACCCGAACATATTATTGAT TACGCTGAAGCTAAACAAGCGCAACTTGAAATCAATCTCTTTGATGTGGAGGCTGCAGTTGAATCTCAAGAATCTACAGAAGGGCACAAATTAATTGTGGAATTCCTAcgtaaatgtaaacaaatacagGAGGAAACAACATCGGATGAAACTATGATGAAGAAAATAGGCGCACTCAAAGAAGAATTGTTGAAATCCAACAACAAATATGTAGCATCTCTTATGGCCtga